The genomic interval ATCGTGGGGGTGGACGAGAGTGACGAGATAGGCATTGTGCCGCACAAGTCCGCCCTCCAGCTGCACGCTGAGGCCGCTCGCAACGCCCTGGCCGACGCCGGCATCGACAAGTCGGAGGTGGACGCCGTCCTCACCAGCTCAGCGGGGGCTATGTCCAGCGTCCAACTGGCTGAATATTTGGGCATCGTGCCCATCTACACAGACTCCACCATGACGGGGGGTTCCTCCTTCGCCATCCAGCTGGAGCACGCTGCCCTAGCCATCGCCACCGGCATGTGTCGGGTGGCCCTTATCACCCACGGGCAGACTGGCTACTCGGACCGGTTACGGGGAGTCGAGCGGCCATCTGGCGACCCTTGGTTCCCCGCTCGCCAGCTGGAGGCCCCATACTATGTGGGAGGGCCTGTGGGCAATTACGCCCTGGCCTGTATGCGCCATATGTACCAGTACGGCACCACCCATGAGCAGCTGGCCGAGATCGCCGTCGCCACCCGTAAGTGGGCCCAGCTCAACCCCAAGGCCCTTATGCGCGAGCCCCTTACCATCGAGGACGTCCTCTCCTCCCGGTGGGTGGTCTACCCCTTTCACATTTACGACTGTTGCCTCGTGACGGATGCTGGTGGGGCGGTGGTCCTCACCAGCGCCGAGCGGGCCCGCGATTGCCGCAAGCGGCCAGTCTGGGTCCTTGGGGCGGCCACTGCCCATACCCACCTGACCATCTCCCAGATGCCCGACCTGACGGAGACCCCGGCCCGCATATCTGGGCCCAGGGCCATGGCTATGGCGGGCGTTGGCCATGAGGACATCGACGTGGTGGAGGTTTACGACTCCTTCACCTACACGGTGTTGGTGACCCTAGAGGACCTGGGCTTCTGCGCTAAGGGGGAGGGTGGGCCCTTCGTCTCTGGCCAACGCACCGCTCCTGGGGGCGACTTCCCCCTCAACACCAATGGTGGTGGCCTCTCGTATACCCATCCTGGCATGTATGGCATCTTCCCCATCATCGAGGCGGTGCGGCAGCTAAGGGGGGAGTGTGGGCCGCGGCAGGTGCCAGGGGCCAAGGTCGCCCTGGTGAACACCACTGGCGGCACCCTGTCCGCTACGGGGACCTTGGTGCTGGGCGTGGAGTGACATGATCATCGACCTCCATGCCCACACCCGTCCTTTTTCCTACGACAGCCAGTTGGGTCCCGACGAGTTGGTGGAGGCGGCCAAGGCCGCTGGCCTCGATGGCATCTGCCTTACCGAGCACGACCTCTTCTGGGATCCCCAAGAGGTGGCCCAGCTCGCCCGCCGCCACCGCTTCCTGGTCATCCCTGGCGTGGAGCTGAACACCGAGCGGGGGCACGTGCTGGCCTTCGGGCTCCGCCGCTATGTTTTGGGGATGGACCGGGTGGAGGTGTTGGCGAAGATAGCACAGGCGGAGGGAGCGGTGCTAATTGCTGCCCATCCTTACCGGCGTCAGGCCCCTTGGCGCCGCAACGACCCCCGAGAGTGGGAGGAGGCGGTGCAGAGGGCCCTGGCCAACCCTTGTTACCGCATCGTATGTGCCATGGAGGGGCTCAACGGGCGAGGTGGTGAGCTGGACAACCGCTTCTCACAGGAGGTGGCCCTCCGTCTGGGGTTGCCCCAGGTGGGAGGAAGCGATGCTCACGCCCCCCAGGACGTGGGGCGGTGTGCTACCGAGTTCTTCCGCCCCATCAGTGGCCTGGCGGACCTGATAGAGGAGCTGCGGGCCGGCCGCTTCCGGCCCGTGCGGCTGGACCATTTGACAGGGTAAAGGGCATGATGTATCCTGCCATCGGCGATATACCGATTATGGGCGGGAAAGGAGGAGGCCATGACGCAGCCGTCTTCTGTCATCACCGATGAGATGCGTTCCTATATAGGCAAGGAGTCGGGGCCGGTGGTGGTGGAGGTGGATAAGAGCGCCTGTCGCATGTTCGCCCGCGCTGTGGGCTATACCGACCCCGTCTTCTATGACGAGGAGGAGGCCAAGAGGCGTGGATACCGCAG from Dehalococcoidia bacterium carries:
- a CDS encoding acetyl-CoA acetyltransferase, which translates into the protein MREPISALDKLDIREKREIFRRVAIVGVDESDEIGIVPHKSALQLHAEAARNALADAGIDKSEVDAVLTSSAGAMSSVQLAEYLGIVPIYTDSTMTGGSSFAIQLEHAALAIATGMCRVALITHGQTGYSDRLRGVERPSGDPWFPARQLEAPYYVGGPVGNYALACMRHMYQYGTTHEQLAEIAVATRKWAQLNPKALMREPLTIEDVLSSRWVVYPFHIYDCCLVTDAGGAVVLTSAERARDCRKRPVWVLGAATAHTHLTISQMPDLTETPARISGPRAMAMAGVGHEDIDVVEVYDSFTYTVLVTLEDLGFCAKGEGGPFVSGQRTAPGGDFPLNTNGGGLSYTHPGMYGIFPIIEAVRQLRGECGPRQVPGAKVALVNTTGGTLSATGTLVLGVE
- a CDS encoding PHP domain-containing protein yields the protein MIIDLHAHTRPFSYDSQLGPDELVEAAKAAGLDGICLTEHDLFWDPQEVAQLARRHRFLVIPGVELNTERGHVLAFGLRRYVLGMDRVEVLAKIAQAEGAVLIAAHPYRRQAPWRRNDPREWEEAVQRALANPCYRIVCAMEGLNGRGGELDNRFSQEVALRLGLPQVGGSDAHAPQDVGRCATEFFRPISGLADLIEELRAGRFRPVRLDHLTG